Below is a genomic region from Pleuronectes platessa chromosome 5, fPlePla1.1, whole genome shotgun sequence.
GAGTTGGTGACTAAAgggtatgttgttgtttttttgtgcattcacgtgttttgtttttaaacactcACAAAAAGTTGGTCATTCCACTATATACAGTGTTAATCTTTAATTTCTTTATCTCCACCTCTCATGTTGAcgtcagcccggtgatggaggTGCCGACAGACGACCCGTTCACAGAGGAGCTGGCTCGCTTTTACTTCAGAGACATCATCCTGGGAATAGAGTACTGTAAGTTATAATGATATTAAATATCATATAACAGCTTTATGTACAGAGCGCCTATTTAAGTAGTTTATAAACCTGTAATAAATGGTTTACAACACACTATAATGTGGCTGTGTATGTATGAAATATATACAAATGATTATAAATTCTAAATAGGTGAATATAAAGTAAAGTGAtgcaaaacagattttttattctgtaactattgtcttttttaaatctgatgATCAGTTTTAATTTGCTGCTTTGTACATTTACATTCTTTAGAAATCAGGATTCATCTTGATAATAACGTTCAGGGGATGTTGAAATTAATATTTCTATCGGTTATTTTCTGCAGTGCATTACCACAAGATCATCCACAGAGACATCAAACCCTCCAACCTGCTGCTGGGAGACGACGGCCATGTCAAGATCGCTGACTTTGGCGTGAGCAACGAGTTTGAGGGGGCGGACGCCCTCCTGTCCAGCACAGCAGGGACCCCGGCCTTCATGGCCCCTGAGATGATGACCGAACAGGAGCAGGGCTTCAGTGGAAAGGTGAGACAAACCGTCCCCTGCTGGTCGGCTGGTGACCCGACAGTGGTCATCATCAGTGCATTACATGGGGTCTGACTGTGACTCACACTGTTGTCTCACCGCCCTCTGAGAGCTTTTCAGTActgacatgtgtttgttttccaggcGTTAGACGTGTGGGCGATGGGAGTCACGCTCTACTGTTTTGTCTTCGGGAAGGTACTTAAAATGCacgtaaaataaataatttcattttaacaTGTTCTTTTAATAATGATATCACTAAatgttgtgtgttctgtttcagTGTCCTTTTTATGACGAATACATCGTCGCCCTGCGAATCAAAATCAAGAACAAACCTGTGGACTTTCCAGAGACGTAAGCAAAGAGTTGACCGATTCTGTCTTTACAGTCACGCTCATCATTGAAAGTTTCCAAGTTTCTCGCCTGTTGATGTTTCTTTATCTTGctaaaaatctgaatttttttataaacagaaaCTGACTTTAAAACAGAAGAATGCATTATAAGTAGCTCTTATCCAGAAATGATTGAATAATAATACCATAAATACTATTAAGTATCAAGCATAATACTGCACATACTGCATATGGTATCAAAGCGGTAAAGGAAACTGTTCAAATCATTTTGCATTGACCAATGGGAAAAGTCCAACACCAATGCTGTAATCATTGGGTCAATTACTCACCCAGTCAGTATTTATTTCTCTTCTGAATCCTTTGCCAGTTTTGCAGCCACAgctaaaacatatttatttgtaaaactGTAGAGATAAATATGcgatttctctttttctatctACGCAGACCATCGATTTGTAGCAAACTGCAGGAGCTCATTGAACGGATGTTGGATAAAAACCCTGAAACAAGAATCACCATCCCTGAAATCAAGGTCACAAAAGAAAGAGGAATCACCTCATCTCatcttattattatataaaacacCATCTGTGTTGGTTCGTCGTAATGAAGGTGTTTTGTGAATGTTGCTACAGCTTCATCCGTGGGTGACGGAGGACGGCTCGGATCCTCTCCCCCTGGAGGAGGAGCACTGTACGGCATTAGAAgtcactgaggaggaggtgcagaacAGCGTCAAGCTCATCCCCAAGCTTTCTGCTGTGGTGAGTCCCACCTTGTGCTGCTTGTCTTTCATCAGTCAACCCATTAGAGATCACACTGCCCCGAACTCACGACTCAGTGCATActgaccatagactgtgtatagaGATGGACGACATTACAGATCCCAAtggtgaagccaaaacatctcatcgccccctggtggctgtttgTGGAAGGAAGTAGagatgcatcgtccatctttattaacagtctATGATACtgattagttttcttttgtttttcacaaaTTGGGTTcagattgttttagttttttgaatCCCAACCATTCACCTCGCTTGCACTTTATTGTATtataatataaactgtatatgtaTTCTTTTGTATAcattaaagtatttaaacataaGAAAATATAGTTTAGTTGCAAGAAAATAGCAAGTTAACAGTTAAAAGTTGGCAGGCAGGACAAAAATACATATTGGTTCATAGAGGACACAATAAATCTAATTTTGCTTTTAATGTTGCCTGTCAAGTTGTGACATTTAACCATTTAACTACAGGATAGGTGATGTGGACATGAATAGTTATTAAAATAGTTATAGATTGTAGTAGATATCTTCTTATTCCCTATTCAAAAGGGTATCTTTGTTGTGGAGACTTGTCTTTTCTCTGAGACTGTGTGATGTCCACTGCAGATTGTGGTGAAGACCATGCTGAGGAAGCGCTCTTTCAGTAATCCCTTTGAGTGTCTGGGCAGACGGGCAGAAAGGTCCATGTCGGCCCCCGGAGGTCTTCTTACGTAAGTAGCCTACTCTGCAAATCCTTCCTGCTCCGCTCTGCCAAACTGCCAGCTCTGCGATTAGGCCTCCGACAGCACAAAGCAGTGAGCAGACGCTTGAACAAAAATAGATCAGTCAGTCGAAAACTTCACACGTTGTAGTTCGCCTCTCACACATTGAACATATTGGATCAACAATCATATCCACGCCATTAATCTCTGAATAGTGACGTGCTAGGTTACAGTTTGTTTTGGTCCAGATAAAAGTGTTTGTCCTCTTCTTGTTAGCTAATTGGAAAACcctgcagcagtagcagcagcaatAGTGATAATGGTCGTGCTGCTTTAGTTTCCATTAACAATCCAGGGGGACAGCAGCTAATTACACCTCCATGTAAAGAGATGTGAAACTGCAGCtacatcctcctccacacggTCACACCACCACCAGTGCTACAGCGTTCACAGCACTGCAGTCACCCACACAAATGAAATCTGTGGAGACCAGGCTCTCTGTCCTTCATGTGATCCTGTGTGGAAACGGTCCGGCAGCAGGTGGGACTGAAAATTCAAATTAGCTGATAATGGGTTTGTGGAAGTTGTTTCTGAAAgctttaaaaatacacatttcactATTTTTACgctattgtaaataaataatgtgtaaaagtatttgctgTGCTACTGAGACTTGGATGAGATGATTGATTCCACTTTCATCACAGCTCAGTAAACATGAAGATGCAGCCAAACAGCCCGTGGCTCTGTAGAAAGGCTGGAAACGTCTGGCTCTGtcagaagggttagggttagggttataattTGTTGTCATAATGTCATCATGTCGGTCGGCTTTCTTGATGGACGTGGTCAGCTGTAAACATGGTGAAGTTAATttacagtctttgtgctaagctataTTAGCTTCATATTGATTGAAATAACAGTAACATCTGAGTATGCAAAGAGCAAATCATCTTATTTACCCAAATATTTGACTTTCTGAATAACTGCCACAGTCCTGCTACATtaaggtctgtgtttaacagTGATGTAAGCCCAGTGTTCCTGTGATTCTGGCCTCTTACTTCACGTCTCCTTCTTGCAGTGGTTCCTGGGGCTTGAGTTCTTCGCCTCAGCTTCATCCTTCCTTGAGGTAAagttttttaaaagcatttatGTTGAGCTATCAtaggctccacacacacacacacacaaacacacacacacacacacacacacacacacacaccacacgcagacacacacacacacacacacacacacacacacacatacacacaccacacgcagacacatacacacacacagacacacacacacacaccacagctcATCAGTTGTTCTACCTTAAGAGGATTTCAGAGATGCAAGACAACGCAACTCTCTCAACAGCGAGCTGCACCTAAAATaactggacacacaaacacacacagggttgtTGTTGAGTGCTTTGTGTTCCCTCCTTCTCCTGTGTCCTCTTGAGGTTGATGTGGAGGAAAAAAGATCAGCTGTCTTGTGGAGAACATGTTCTCTCTGACATTTTTAGTCTAGTGTTAcagctcccctcctcctcctcctcctcctcctcctcctcttcctcctcctcctcctcctcctcctcctcctcctcctcctcctcctcctcctcctcctcttcctcctcctcctcctcctcctcctcttcctcctcctcctcctcctcctcctcccttcaacAACGTGACGGAGTGTATTTGtccacaggagcagagaggggagCAGAGACGGAGAGCTGGAGGACCTGTATGAAGAGTGCACAGATTAAATCCACACATGCATTGACACAGACTGAAATCTTAGTGCTTTGCTGTTATGCTTGCTGTGCTAAATTGTTCTTCATCACTTTAGTGCAAAAACTCTTCTGTGATAAAATTAATATTGAAAAGATGGATAGTGcactaaataaaatgtaaaataccaACAATTAAAACTGGATGTTATCTCACTATTCTCCCTGTTGATATCTAAATTACAGGTTTAACGACTGGTGGCATCTGTTGTCCATGAATGTAAtaagagttattttctttcgattgttcttaaaaatgtaaatatgctCGGTACAGaagatatttttacattttcctacAGCTGttgaagataataaaaaaaaaattccaatttCAAACGGTGACTTTCAGTGAGTGCAGAAGGGAGCCATTGGTGATTTTGTGAAAATGCAGTTTCTGCTACAAACATTAATATTGCtgaaccactagatggcagcctTGTGGCAGCCTGAGTATTGTTTATTCTTCTTTGTTCTGTCCTTAGATTCCCTCATCAACCCATTCAGCAACAgtctgtgcttttgttttaCACAGGAATTGTGATATTTTATTTGTCGCATTTAATCTTTCCTAAAAAGTCTATTTAATCTTCCTGTAAATACATATTCCTACATCGCCATTCTTCTTAACCCTAAAGAGATGCTCAGAGTTTTCACTCAGGATCATACATCTTTAAACACTGAACCTGCAGCCACATTTTATTTCGAAGGCCTGATCTGAATGCCTTCAGTAAGAAATGCACTGTATCCTCCAGACCAGTAGAGAGCAGCATTGTGTTGTAAGTAAAGAGGCCCAGAGCTTGAGCCCTTGATGACAGCAATATCTGAATACTGTATGAACTCGAGCTATGAAGACACAATTAATACTATTACTATTACCATGTATTTCCATGTTTTTATCCATTATATTGTCTCCTCAAAGGTGCCCACTGCAGAGTTAATGTTTGTAACTAATTTCTACAGAATTAAATCTACCTCCAACTAATAGTTATATTAAATGTACTAAATGTCTAGAGTAGTTAGTTTAAATCATTAACGTTTTTGAAATTAGCACTGTCCAATCGGGAGGTAATTCTGCAACACAAGCCACCACAACTTTCAAAAttccagtttttttaattatatgtctatttcactttttttatttaagtcggCTGACATGAAGAAATACTTACAGTAAAAGAAGCAATACCACAGTGTAGAAAAAGTTAACTTTCTCTATTTAGAATTCTCATTTAAGTGAAAGTACAGTGTAAACATCAGAATGTGGTATCAAGAATGTGCATACTGCAGAACTATAGTACTTTTGAGTAATACACACTAATGATATGCAATTTTTTGTATAACTGCATTAGCTGGGGCTAATTTCAACTACTTTATATGCTGATAACTTGCTCAAGCTCTAATAATACATTCATtacataaaaaaactgctgaaaagTGAAATTGAGTTAACGCTACAATATTGACCTCGGAAATTTGCAAGGTAAAAGTATGAAGTAACAGAAATATGTAACACTCAAAGTACTTTTAGAGGATTTGGCCAAATGCAAATCCCACTGCCGCTCCTTTTCTCTGCTTTCATTGTGCTGCAAAAATAGATGTTTCagttcagaggaggaggaggaggaggcatgaTGCGGCAAAATGTGAAATGCCCGCGCACAAGGGCCACTGGCAGTCGCCATCACAGCTGTCGAACACATCTGCTACTTAAGAGAAAACCACAAAAATCGAATTGTAACCGACTCGTAGTGAAATAATTGAGCCGTACAGGATTACGCGTGATTCAGCTAATCCTAGCCAGCGTTAATTTACTAATGAAGCATTAGCCCCATCCAAAACATTGACCGTGCTGTTAGCTTATTTTAGCATGATTAATCAGAGGAGGGCAAAACAGCTGGGTTCCGTCTGAAGGTTAAAACGTCCCCAGCAGCTTCGCTAAAACTCCAAATTTAACAAACTGCATCTAatttgttcagttttttttaactaaattaataaataaaacctaatAAAGAAAAAGTTGTAGTTTTAAACTAATGTTTTGGTACAACTAGCAACACTAGAAACAGCTAGGTGCTAGTAGGTTAGCCTACATTCCACAGCTAGGCTTATTCCCCAATTTTCAACAGTCACTTAGCTAAGCTAATTGGCGTCATCTTCATAATAACCTTCCATACAGTAATATCATTTTGAATTGTTTCCTATCACTGTGGGCATGAGGCTAAATTACCCCAAATTTCGAACTGCTTATGTCTTTGTTTAATGTGAAAATAGGAAAACAGATAAACTACTGCTAAATGCTAACTAGCCAAGCTAGCAAAGTAACAGTATTCCTGTAGACCCTGGATTCATACACTTTGGTGTGGTTTAAGCTAACTTTAAATGACATATTTACATCTATGTAATGAAAGGTTATTAAAGTAGctcatacttttatattttaaatccaTTAAGGTAAATACTGACGTAGGGGTCCATATTCACGTTCTTCTTTGAAACATTTGCTGGAAGGACTTCATGCAAGAAAATATGTGTAAACACATTCCATAATAATAGTAAGATAATACTAAGTGTCAATGATAAATTCATTGTACATCATGCATTATTGATCATACATCTTACAGAGGGCAGAGTGATCTAATACAATAATTATCGTACATCTGGTCACACGGGTGATTTTGCATGTTATACGTATACTGTATCTGAGAGCCTCCAATCTTCAAAGCCTTTATCCTGCTTGGAAACAGCGCAGCCCCAGAACAAAAAGGCAAGATTATACAAACATTGAATTAGATGAACTCTCACGTTACAGTGTCCGTGTTAGCTGAATTCAAATACACTAAATACAGTTGGACCATGCAATCTAAAATGGTTCATGAGACCATTTGTATTCCTGCAGTCAGCCCATTTTCCTGCTCGTTGCAGTTATGTGAACGAGGAGTATTCCTGAGCAAAGATTTCTGTGGAAACTGTTGCCATGCAACAGCACAATACTGAGCTCATACCGATTTGTAACTTCACTGTACGACTGCTCTTTTTCCTCGGCTCACGTAATGcaatattctattctattccatTCTATACTATTCTATTTTACTCTATTCTGTTCTGTTTAATGTATGTCCAAATGCTTAATAGGCCCTTTATTTCCGGGCTGTAACTGTGGTTTCATTGTTTCATCGATGGGCAGAGGAAACTTTGCCTCAGCGTCTGGTTCCACACCCAGACTCGCCCCCAGTTTccaaacacagagccagctgcAGTTCAGCCTTTGATATTTAGTTAAACACGGACCCTTACATCTCTCTGTTAACCCTCTATTCCTTTCACCACTCCACATCTTACAGCCGTAGCATCAACCGGCTCCACGTCACTTCCCGTCCTgcttttcaccacagttgaCCCGACTGACCCGTTGTTAACTGAACTGTA
It encodes:
- the camkk1b gene encoding calcium/calmodulin-dependent protein kinase kinase 1b, with product MSEDTACRAEPDSEHDGELADLVAAMNMAASRLTPPNGNRAGAPRPSSTQRLRLSDRKMSLQERGPRIARQPTIETKRVSITDADDCVQLNQYKLKNEIGKGSYGVVKLAYDEDSEQYYAMKVVSKKKLMRMCGFLRRLPPPRSNSQDPLPRAALYLEKVYKEIAILKKLDHHNVVKLVEVLDDPDEDGLHMAFELVTKGPVMEVPTDDPFTEELARFYFRDIILGIEYLHYHKIIHRDIKPSNLLLGDDGHVKIADFGVSNEFEGADALLSSTAGTPAFMAPEMMTEQEQGFSGKALDVWAMGVTLYCFVFGKCPFYDEYIVALRIKIKNKPVDFPETPSICSKLQELIERMLDKNPETRITIPEIKLHPWVTEDGSDPLPLEEEHCTALEVTEEEVQNSVKLIPKLSAVIVVKTMLRKRSFSNPFECLGRRAERSMSAPGGLLTGSWGLSSSPQLHPSLRSREGSRDGELEDLYEECTD